A genomic region of Ictalurus furcatus strain D&B chromosome 29, Billie_1.0, whole genome shotgun sequence contains the following coding sequences:
- the aptx gene encoding aprataxin isoform X2, with product MWSWAKAIRSLAVTAFHPRFLHLCNQVTFKPGQKLYMVNRLYPYTLQFREESTSAGASGEKSKAMKRPHQRDAHEERDQDKEKSCRVSAPSCSNSAARPDQTHAPEKEPAAHWSHGLKVSMQDPSMQVYKDEKVVVIKDKYPKARFHWLVLPWDSISSLKALRPEHVELLKHMERVGARVAQQCPGSDTLRFRLGYHAIPSMSHVHLHVISQDFDSPCLKNKKHWNSFTTDYFIESRDVIAMLERDSRVSVKDGTSELLKLPLRCHVCHQEQTTIPKLKEHLRSHASS from the exons ATGTGGTCGTGGGCAAAGGCAATCAG GTCGCTGGCTGTAACCGCGTTCCACCCGCGTTTCCTTCACCTCTGCAACCAGGTGACCTTTAAACCCGGACAGAAGCTCTACATGGTCAATCGGCTTTATCCGTACACGCTGCAGTTCAGGGAAGAATCGACGTCTGCCGGTGCTTCTGGGGAGAAAAGCAAAGCGATGAAGAGACCGCACCAGAGAGACGCTCATGAAGAGAGAGACCAGGATAAGGAGAAGAGCTGCAGAGTCTCAGCACCTTCCTGTTCGAACAGCGCGGCTCGGCCAGACCAAACACACGCACCTGAAAAG GAACCCGCAGCACACTGGAGCCACGGGCTGAAAGTCTCCATGCAGGACCCCAGCATGCAG GTGTACAAAGACGAGAAGGTGGTGGTGATTAAGGACAAGTACCCGAAGGCACGGTTCCACTGGTTGGTTCTGCCGTGGGATTCCATCTCCAGCCTGAAGGCCCTGAGGCCCGAGCACGTGGAGCTGCTGAAGCACATGGAGCGAGTCGGGGCCCGCGTGGCGCAGCAGTGTCCCGGCTCCGACACGCTACGCTTCCGTCTGGGTTACCACGCCATTCCCAGCATGAG TCACGTTCACCTTCACGTAATCAGCCAAGACTTTGATTCTCCGTGTCTGAAGAATAAAAAACACTGGAACTCCTTCACCACTGACTACTTCATTGAATCTCGGG ATGTTATCGCGATGTTGGAGAGAGACAGTCGCGTGAGCGTGAAGGACGGCACCAGCGAGCTGCTGAAGCTGCCACTGCGATGCCACGTCTGCCACCAAGAGCAAACCACCATCCCCAAGCTGAAGGAACATCTCCGGAGTCACGCCTCGTCCTGA
- the aptx gene encoding aprataxin isoform X1: MPTCWLVRADESHKPIQLLHYHTHTLGRGPETQIKDQKCSRQQVELRADCNRGFVTVKQLGSNPTSLDDVVVGKGNQVTFKPGQKLYMVNRLYPYTLQFREESTSAGASGEKSKAMKRPHQRDAHEERDQDKEKSCRVSAPSCSNSAARPDQTHAPEKEPAAHWSHGLKVSMQDPSMQVYKDEKVVVIKDKYPKARFHWLVLPWDSISSLKALRPEHVELLKHMERVGARVAQQCPGSDTLRFRLGYHAIPSMSHVHLHVISQDFDSPCLKNKKHWNSFTTDYFIESRDVIAMLERDSRVSVKDGTSELLKLPLRCHVCHQEQTTIPKLKEHLRSHASS; the protein is encoded by the exons ATGCCGACCTGTTGGCTCGTTCGTGCGGATGAGAGCCACAAACCCATTCAGCTCCttcattatcacacacacactctgggtCGAGGTCCAGAAACTCAGATTAAAGACCAGAAATGCTCCAGGCAGCAAG TCGAACTGAGAGCGGATTGTAACCGAGGATTCGTCACTGTGAAGCAG TTGGGCAGCAATCCTACAAGCCTGGACGATGTGGTCGTGGGCAAAGGCAATCAG GTGACCTTTAAACCCGGACAGAAGCTCTACATGGTCAATCGGCTTTATCCGTACACGCTGCAGTTCAGGGAAGAATCGACGTCTGCCGGTGCTTCTGGGGAGAAAAGCAAAGCGATGAAGAGACCGCACCAGAGAGACGCTCATGAAGAGAGAGACCAGGATAAGGAGAAGAGCTGCAGAGTCTCAGCACCTTCCTGTTCGAACAGCGCGGCTCGGCCAGACCAAACACACGCACCTGAAAAG GAACCCGCAGCACACTGGAGCCACGGGCTGAAAGTCTCCATGCAGGACCCCAGCATGCAG GTGTACAAAGACGAGAAGGTGGTGGTGATTAAGGACAAGTACCCGAAGGCACGGTTCCACTGGTTGGTTCTGCCGTGGGATTCCATCTCCAGCCTGAAGGCCCTGAGGCCCGAGCACGTGGAGCTGCTGAAGCACATGGAGCGAGTCGGGGCCCGCGTGGCGCAGCAGTGTCCCGGCTCCGACACGCTACGCTTCCGTCTGGGTTACCACGCCATTCCCAGCATGAG TCACGTTCACCTTCACGTAATCAGCCAAGACTTTGATTCTCCGTGTCTGAAGAATAAAAAACACTGGAACTCCTTCACCACTGACTACTTCATTGAATCTCGGG ATGTTATCGCGATGTTGGAGAGAGACAGTCGCGTGAGCGTGAAGGACGGCACCAGCGAGCTGCTGAAGCTGCCACTGCGATGCCACGTCTGCCACCAAGAGCAAACCACCATCCCCAAGCTGAAGGAACATCTCCGGAGTCACGCCTCGTCCTGA